The following are from one region of the Marinomonas sp. CT5 genome:
- a CDS encoding DNA gyrase inhibitor YacG yields the protein MLESNTAPLVACPTCQKKTPWSKDNIDRPFCSPRCKLIDLGAWASESYSIPQQTSEEDEIFSEDLVIDPNKSFL from the coding sequence ATGTTAGAAAGTAATACAGCGCCCTTAGTCGCTTGCCCTACCTGCCAAAAAAAAACGCCTTGGTCCAAAGACAATATAGACCGACCTTTTTGCAGTCCTCGCTGTAAACTCATTGATTTAGGAGCTTGGGCAAGTGAATCCTATTCTATTCCCCAACAAACCTCTGAAGAGGATGAAATTTTTTCAGAAGATCTTGTGATTGATCCAAATAAATCTTTCCTATAA
- a CDS encoding response regulator translates to MTKQDFSKKKALLIEDMAEARIMQRKMLTDFGFTSIDIAMKAETAIELLRNTSFDVILSDYNLGNGKDGQQLLEEIRHSKLIPNTATYLMVTAETSIEMVMGAIEYQPDGYITKPFSQAVLQRRLNKLLETKDKLYKVNVALDASNYKEAIQAAKQVIKQHPALTGKCERIIGESLLELKEYKKAFSLFNKTLKNRKMPWALFGKARCYFYMNDMEKAEQNFRQLMLDNRFFVSAYDWLAKIQVIQNKIEEAQSTLIEAIGKSPKNILRQMELGNISLSINDYITAEMSFRRSVFLAKYSCYNTADVYLKHLEALARISDSGPLNPRQRDNFDSTLKKVHEFFFDNPDNKAKSYSYEIDIFLSENDLSTAKQIFEVWLSEVESNLATPPTKQQYSTYEKSFGN, encoded by the coding sequence ATGACAAAACAAGATTTCTCAAAGAAAAAAGCGTTGCTTATTGAGGACATGGCTGAAGCAAGAATCATGCAGAGAAAAATGCTGACTGACTTTGGGTTCACCTCTATTGATATTGCAATGAAAGCAGAAACCGCTATAGAGCTTCTGAGAAACACATCTTTTGATGTTATTTTGTCTGATTACAATCTGGGTAATGGTAAAGATGGCCAGCAACTACTAGAAGAAATTCGCCATTCGAAACTCATTCCTAATACTGCAACTTATTTAATGGTTACGGCAGAAACTTCAATCGAAATGGTAATGGGAGCCATTGAATACCAACCTGATGGTTATATTACTAAACCTTTTTCTCAAGCTGTTCTACAAAGACGTCTTAATAAATTATTGGAAACAAAAGACAAACTCTATAAAGTTAACGTCGCATTAGACGCGAGTAATTATAAAGAAGCTATTCAGGCAGCTAAGCAAGTAATAAAGCAGCACCCCGCATTAACAGGCAAATGTGAAAGAATTATAGGTGAAAGCCTTCTAGAACTAAAAGAATACAAAAAAGCATTTTCTCTATTTAATAAAACCTTAAAAAACCGAAAGATGCCTTGGGCATTATTTGGTAAAGCAAGGTGTTATTTTTACATGAATGATATGGAAAAAGCAGAGCAAAACTTTCGACAACTTATGCTTGATAACCGTTTCTTTGTAAGCGCTTATGATTGGCTAGCAAAGATTCAAGTTATACAGAACAAGATAGAAGAAGCACAATCAACGCTCATAGAAGCCATCGGTAAATCCCCTAAGAATATTTTAAGACAAATGGAACTTGGTAATATTAGTTTGTCGATAAACGATTATATTACGGCCGAAATGTCATTCCGTAGATCGGTGTTCCTCGCGAAATATTCTTGTTACAACACAGCTGACGTGTATTTAAAACACTTAGAAGCTCTTGCTAGAATATCTGATAGTGGGCCCCTTAACCCTCGTCAAAGAGATAATTTCGACAGTACTTTAAAAAAAGTACACGAATTTTTCTTTGATAACCCTGATAATAAAGCTAAATCTTACAGCTATGAGATAGATATTTTCCTCTCCGAAAATGATCTGTCTACGGCAAAACAAATATTTGAAGTTTGGCTTAGTGAAGTTGAGTCTAACCTCGCAACGCCTCCGACTAAACAGCAATATTCGACTTATGAAAAGTCTTTTGGGAATTAA
- a CDS encoding HAMP domain-containing sensor histidine kinase, with the protein MKKINISTILASAIHESKNQVGTMLYHLQGLKDSMSKNDSNQKKIIPIEESLKKLNDEWVEYLYLYRLASDGYDLHADTFLLDEFLDDQVFALQPSANAKNLELEYSCESSLTGTFDERLMTAVVSTAVYNALRFAKTKILIEAKNEDNFLIITIEDDGKGFKQKNNEDEEDEEEFLDNNTGLGLYFAELSATAHSVGDRIGFIKKERSQTLGGASLMVYLPQPKEIDL; encoded by the coding sequence ATGAAAAAAATCAACATTAGCACGATTTTAGCCAGTGCAATCCATGAAAGTAAAAACCAAGTAGGTACTATGCTGTATCACTTGCAAGGTCTTAAAGATTCGATGAGTAAAAATGACTCGAATCAAAAGAAAATCATACCGATTGAAGAGTCGCTCAAAAAGCTTAATGACGAATGGGTTGAATACCTTTATCTGTATCGACTTGCTTCGGATGGTTACGACTTACACGCAGATACATTTTTACTTGATGAATTCCTTGATGACCAAGTATTTGCCCTACAACCCTCAGCCAATGCGAAAAATTTAGAATTGGAATATTCCTGTGAATCATCATTAACAGGAACTTTCGACGAACGATTAATGACTGCGGTAGTCAGCACAGCTGTCTACAATGCTCTAAGATTTGCAAAAACTAAAATTTTGATCGAAGCCAAAAATGAAGACAACTTTCTCATCATCACTATCGAAGATGATGGCAAAGGCTTCAAACAAAAAAATAATGAAGACGAGGAAGATGAAGAAGAATTTTTAGATAATAATACAGGCTTAGGGCTGTATTTTGCCGAATTATCAGCCACCGCCCACTCTGTTGGCGATAGGATAGGCTTTATTAAAAAAGAGCGCTCTCAAACACTTGGTGGCGCAAGCTTAATGGTCTATTTACCACAACCCAAAGAAATCGACCTATAA
- a CDS encoding GntR family transcriptional regulator — protein sequence MHNQLPKGVPLRQVSLSVRYGVSRIPIRDALLTLKAEGWLVPNGKAGVMIPVLNWKEAEDLYLMRAELECLLLDKAFDFINEYHLLEARGYLSELNRKDVSLVRCGELNWYFHMALYQAADRPTLQTIVRKLNTQAARYLGFQYGPLGYRKSSQDEHEEILQLIIEKDRTAALNCLRQHIKTAGVLLTNYLKS from the coding sequence TTGCATAATCAACTTCCTAAGGGGGTTCCTCTGCGTCAAGTAAGCCTTTCAGTTCGCTATGGCGTCAGTAGAATCCCAATAAGGGACGCTTTGCTTACGTTAAAAGCTGAAGGTTGGTTGGTACCAAATGGCAAAGCTGGTGTCATGATTCCAGTTTTGAATTGGAAGGAGGCTGAAGACCTTTATTTAATGCGTGCTGAGTTAGAGTGTTTATTATTAGATAAAGCGTTTGATTTTATTAATGAGTATCATCTTCTTGAAGCGAGAGGATATTTGTCAGAATTAAACCGAAAGGATGTGAGCCTTGTTCGTTGCGGAGAGTTGAATTGGTATTTTCATATGGCTTTATATCAAGCTGCAGATAGACCGACATTGCAAACTATAGTGAGAAAGTTAAATACACAAGCTGCTCGCTATCTTGGTTTTCAATACGGGCCTTTAGGGTATAGAAAGTCTAGCCAGGATGAGCACGAAGAAATATTACAGTTAATTATTGAAAAAGATAGAACGGCTGCACTCAATTGTTTGAGGCAGCACATAAAAACGGCGGGAGTTTTATTGACAAACTATTTGAAAAGTTAG